Genomic window (Jeotgalibaca ciconiae):
TAAAATTGGAATTCCCAATGGCAATGATTTCAGCAAAATTTCCTTAAAGTTGCCATGATGATGATGATGCTCATGTCCGCCTTCGTGGTTATGATGGTCATGTTCTTCATGATGATTAGTGTGACGGTGTCCCTCGTGCTGTTCATGATTAGCGTGATGATGTTGGTCGTGATGTTGGTGATCATGATTCTTTTCTTTTGTTTTCAATTTAATTCCTCCTTAATTCGTTTACAACTGTAAACGTAAGCTCTATTTTAGTTTAACACAGCTATAGAAGATGTCAAATCATTCGCATGGATTCTAAGAAAACATAGAATTATTTTCCGTATGATACTTTCTCTTTTCTCTGTTTTGAGAAAAAGCAGTTTTATTGCTGACTATTAGAAAAGCGGACAAGTCCGCTTTGGCCTATGAAAAAATAGGAAATTTGACCCTGAATTGTCAGGAGACTTCACGCTTCAGCGGGTTAGTCGAATGATATGCGTTAGCGAGCAGCGAAGCGCGCAATGGGGCAAATTTATCTTTTTTTCACTAGGCCAGGACTTAGGAGCTAGACATTGATGGCTGAACTTATAATTCCCTAGTATACAAAAAAAGCCCCAAAGAATTTTACATACAAATTCTTCGGGACTTATTTTAAACAAACTCTTCGTATTCTGCTGGATCTTGATCTTCAATCCGTCCATCTGGTTTTGTCAATTTGGCAATCTGGTTCATTTCATCTTGTGATAATTCGAAATCAAAAACAGCTAAATTTTCTTTTTGATGCTCGTGATTTCCAGACCTTACAATTGGCAAGTTTCCTAATTGAATATTCCAACGGACAATGACTTGCGCCGCCGTCTTTTTATGTTGCTTTGCAATCGCTAAAATCGTTTCATCTTCTAAAACGTCATTTTTTTCTCTTCCGAACGGACTCCATGACTCTGTGATGATTCCCTTTTTCGCGTGATATTCACGCAGCTCTTCTTGATTGAAGTAAGGATGTAATTCAATCTGATTGGTTGCTGGTGTTACACCCGTTTCTTCTATTATACGATCCAGATGTTCTGGAAGGAAATTCGAAACGCCAATCGTTCGAATCAAACCGAATTTTTGTGCATCAATCAATGCTTTCCACGCATCTACATACATACCAACCTTTGGATTAGGCCAATGAATTAAATATTTATCAAAGTAATCCAAACCTATTCGATATGCCTGTTCCTGAATCATCAAAATAGCCTCATCATGTGCGTGATGGCTTCCCGGCAATTTAGAACTGATGATAAATTCTTCGCGCGGGATTCCAGAACGTCGAATTGCTTCTCCGACCGTTCCTTCATTTTCATAATTTGTCGAGGTATCTATCAAGCGATAACCAAGATTAAATGCGCTTAACAACTCATTGACTCCTGTTGCACCTTTTAACGAAATAGTTCCTAATCCTACAGCTGGCAGCTTGCTTCCATCATTCAACGTAACTTTTGGTATCTTTTTATGCATTTCTCCATCATCCTTTCTGGATCTTTGCTCATCTACCTACACGTTTAGTATAACAAGCTGAGTGAAATATCAAAGTAATAACCCTTGTTTTTACTCAATCCATTCGGCTACTTTTTCCGGATTACTTTCAATCCAATTACGAGCAGCAGTTTTTGGATCAAGGCCTTCACTCATATCTAGCATGACGCTTTGCATATCTTCAACAGTCCAATGGAAATTATCAAGTACTTGATAAACTTCTGGCATATCTTCGTCAAATCCATCTCTTGTAAAGGTTCTGATTTCTTCTATCTCGCCCATCGCATTCAACGGATCTTCTAAAAATTTCAAATCATAATCGGCGAACATCCAGTGCGGCGTCCAACCGGTAACAATAATATCTTCCTGATTTTCGATTGCTTGACCAAGTTCTACTGTCATAGCTCCTGTTGATGAAGTACCAATCTTCCAATCACTCAGATTATCATAGATTTGTGGCAATTGTTGAGCCAATTCAGTTATTCCTGCGCCCGGCTCAATCCCAACAATATTTTTACCAGCTTCGTCTGTTAGATCTTCAATCGAATCGATATCCATATAAGTCGGTACAGCCAAGCCGTTTTGAGCGCCAATCAAGTTTGGACCCAAGTCCATCATCTGATCTCCGTAGCGCTCATATAAAGCACCTTGTGTTGTCGGCAACCAAGGTGCTACCGTTGCATCGGATTCTCCAGTTGCAACTGAGTTCCACATAACGGCATTGTCAAGATAAGTAATCGAAACATTATATCCTAAATCTTCTAATACTTCCGCTACTACATTTGCAGAAGCCATCTCGCTATCCCATTGCATACTCGCTAAGCTGACATTTTTGCTGCTGTCTTGTGTCACAGCAAAGTATACAGATCCACCAAGAATCAATAGAATCGCAGTAACAGCTCCGATGAGTGTTACACGTCTTTTTTGTTTTGCTTTTGCCGGACTTAATGCTCTTCGCGGTTGATTCAAGTTCTGTGTGATGCGGTCGATAATAATCGCTAAGATTACTAAAGAAACACCACTAACGAATCCACTGCCAATTTCAGCACGTTGTAAAGCAGTCAGGACCCCTTCTCCTAAGCCGGGTGCTCCAATCATAGATGCAGTAACAACCATTGATAATGCCAACATAGTTGTTTGATTGATTCCAGCAAAAATCGTTTCTTTTGCTAGAGGCAATTCTAACTTAAATAATTTCTGCCATCCGGTACTTCCAAATGATTCGGATGCTTCTGTTAAATCAGTTGGAACCTGACGAATTCCCAAATTCGTAAAACGTACAGTGGGAGGCAAGGCAAAGATTACAGAAGCAAATACTCCAGGAACCATACCAATTCCGAAGAAAGCAACTGCTGGAATTAAGTAAACAAAAGCTGGCATAGTTTGCATAAAATCAAGAATCGGAGTAATAATATCAAGAGCGATTTTGTTCTTCGCCATCAAAATCCCGAGTGGAATCCCAATAACAATGGATATCAAACTCGCTGCAATCACTAGGGTGACAGTATTCATTAAATTATTCCATAAACCTTGATTGTAGATAAACAACAATCCAACCAGGGTAAATACCGTTAAACCAATTTTCTTGCGAGACATAAAAAACATAAAAACTGTTAATAAAATGATAAATAAAAGTGGAGGGAACATTAGCAGTACTCCAGTCATTCCATTCATCATTGCTTCCCCAATCATTTGTATAAAACTAAATAATCCAGAGAAAGTATTTGTTAACCATCGCGTTAATCCATCTACCAATTCAGCAACTGGCAATGGCATTTGTAAAAAATCCATGACTACTTACTCACCTCATTTGTTTTTGCTAAAGCATCACTAATCGTTCCTCTTCGGATAACACCAAGAAGCTGATTATCATCAACTACTGCAACTGGCGCTGGTGATTCATTCATTGTATGGAATAAATCAGCGACCAGTGTGTCTTTATCAACTCGGGTCACATTTTTATTGATGGCATCAGCCCATGATTTTTCTTGACGGTTCGCTTCTAATAAATCATCAGCAGCAATGTATCCTTCCAGTTGTCGATCTTTATCTACAGCCATTAACAAATCAATGCCTTCTTGGCGCATTCTATTTAATGTAACACTTGGACCGTCACTATGAATATTTGCTCGAATAGCAGGTTCCATAATATTCTCTGCAGTGAGAACTTTCGAACGATCAACTTCCTCAACAAAATCACGTACATAATCATTTGCAGGATTGGTAAGGATTTCTTCACCCGTTCCTACTTGCATAATGACGCCATCTTTCATAATTGCGATTCGATCCCCAATCCGTAACGCTTCATTCAAATCGTGAGTAATAAAAATAATTGTTTTATGAACGGTTTTTTGTAATTCAATCAACTCATCTTGCATATCACGACGAATCAATGGATCCAATGCTGAAAAAGCTTCGTCCATCAACAAAATTTCAGGATCATTTGCCAATGCGCGAGCTAAGCCAACACGTTGCTGCATCCCACCGGAAAGTTGACTTGGATATTGATCTTTGAAAGATAATAATCCTGAGTTATCCAAAGCTTGTTCCGCTCGCTCTGTTCGCTCAGCTTTATCTTTGTTGCGAATTTCTAATCCAAATTCAGTGTTTTCCAGAATCGTTCGATGTGGAAAAAGTGCAAAGTTTTGGAAAACCATGTTGATTTTATTACGACGCACTTCTCGTAAATCTTCTTTACCTAACTTTGCAATATTCTCATCATCAATGTAAATTTCACCGGCTGTCGGTTCAATAAGACGATTCAATAAACGAATTAAAGTAGACTTTCCGCTTCCTGATAGCCCCATAATAACAAATATTTCATTTTCATTGATTTCTAAATTAACATTATTGACACCTACAGTAGCTCCTGTTGCTTCTAATATTTCAGTTTTGTCTTTATTTTGTGCAACCATTTGTAGGGCTTGTTTTGTTTTTTTACCAAAAATCTTTGTTAGATTTTTAACTGTAACTTTCGCCAAAATCTACACACTCCTTGTTTTCATTTCTGTTTTCTGAAAAGTGACCATACTAACTTAGCACACACAGTCACTTTTGACAAGAAAAAACGCCCAATTTTTTAATTGAGCGTCAAGGTTTGGGATAGAAAAAATTACGCATATATTGCAGTGAATACTCATTCCCTACAAAGTAAATCGTATCATTTTCATTTAACTTTGCATAAGGTCCTGGTGATAATAGTAATTTTTCATTTTGCATAAGTGCAACAATGGTAGCTCCCGTTTCTTGCCAAACATTTAAATCTGCAACGGTTTGATCTAAATGGGCTGCTTCCTTTGTCAGCACTAATTCATAAGGGATAAATGGATTAAGCGTGTATGATTGTCTCGTCTGCGTAATCACATCATCTAAAAGTTGGGAAAAGTTTTTCCATTCTTTTTGTTGCCGTTCAACGCTATCCAGTATTTGGCTTTTCATATTTTCAATTGTTTGAACATCTTGGAATTGACGGACATAGGTTTGAGCTTTTTCTCTCGAAGCCACATATGTGCCGCTACCATGATAAGATTCCATAATCCCTAAGTCATCCAATACTTGCACAGCTTTTCTAGCTGTCTCTGGCGAGATGTCATAAGATTTCGCTATCGTTGAACGTGTATGTAGCTTTTCACCTTCCGCATAATAGCCTTCCGCAACACGTTGAGCAAGATTTAATGCAACCTGCTGATACAATGGTTTAACCACTTTATTTTTCATACCTACATGTCCCTTTCAACTTCTTCATTGTAAAATATTGTACAACGAAGAAGAAAGAAAGGCAAAACTCATTTAGCATTCATCAAAATAAACAATCGGACTCTTTGCCAATTAAAAAAGCGAGAGAAGACTGAACTGTCCTATGAAAAAAAGAAATTGGGGCCTAATGAGTAGCATGCAATGAGTTAAATTTTTTTCACTAAGCAAGTGATTTGGGAGCCAGATGTAGAAAGCAAATTTTATAGTACACTAATCTAAAGTAAAGATGTTCAAGCTCATTTTACAGCCTGAAGATCTTTATTTTTTTAGAATAAAGATCTTCAACGTTAAATTTCCTACTGAACATCGTTATTTTTTGAAAATAAAGATCTTCAGCCTCAAGATCCTGTTTGAACATCTGTTTCTGTAAATATATCAAAATTTATAAGCTGAAACTTGAGAATAGTTGGCAAGCGTGCGCTGAACTATGAACCTTTTACTATAAGAAAAGCGGACAAGTCCGCCTTGGCCTATGAAAAAATAGGAAATTTGACCCTGAATTGTCAGGAGACTTCACGCTTCAGCGGGTTAGTCGAATGATATGCGTTAGCGAGCAGCGAAGCGCGCAATGGGGCAAATTTATCTTTTTTTCAATAGGCCAGGACTTGGGAGCTAGACATTGATGGCTGAACTTATAATCCCCTAGTCTATTAAAAACTTGCTTGATCTGCGTTTACACCAAGCAAACTTTTAAATTATTTTATTTCCGGGATAAAGAGATTTCCATTAGTTGCGGCCATGATGGCTTTGATTGAGTGCATCCGATTTTCTGCTTGCTGGAATTGACGTGCTTGCTGACTGCGGAAGACTTCATCCGTTACTTCCATTTCTGCCATACCAAATTTCTCTGCGATTTCTTTTGCATAACTGGTTGTTGCATCGTGAAAGGCTGGTAAACAATGCAAGAAAATATACTCTTTCTCAATTTTATCTGTCAATTCTTTATTGATCTGATATTTTTTCAGCAAATTGATGCGTTCTTCGAATTTATCCTCTTCTCCCATTGATACCCATACGTCGGTATACAAAGCAT
Coding sequences:
- a CDS encoding aldo/keto reductase; this encodes MHKKIPKVTLNDGSKLPAVGLGTISLKGATGVNELLSAFNLGYRLIDTSTNYENEGTVGEAIRRSGIPREEFIISSKLPGSHHAHDEAILMIQEQAYRIGLDYFDKYLIHWPNPKVGMYVDAWKALIDAQKFGLIRTIGVSNFLPEHLDRIIEETGVTPATNQIELHPYFNQEELREYHAKKGIITESWSPFGREKNDVLEDETILAIAKQHKKTAAQVIVRWNIQLGNLPIVRSGNHEHQKENLAVFDFELSQDEMNQIAKLTKPDGRIEDQDPAEYEEFV
- a CDS encoding ABC transporter permease/substrate binding protein, with translation MDFLQMPLPVAELVDGLTRWLTNTFSGLFSFIQMIGEAMMNGMTGVLLMFPPLLFIILLTVFMFFMSRKKIGLTVFTLVGLLFIYNQGLWNNLMNTVTLVIAASLISIVIGIPLGILMAKNKIALDIITPILDFMQTMPAFVYLIPAVAFFGIGMVPGVFASVIFALPPTVRFTNLGIRQVPTDLTEASESFGSTGWQKLFKLELPLAKETIFAGINQTTMLALSMVVTASMIGAPGLGEGVLTALQRAEIGSGFVSGVSLVILAIIIDRITQNLNQPRRALSPAKAKQKRRVTLIGAVTAILLILGGSVYFAVTQDSSKNVSLASMQWDSEMASANVVAEVLEDLGYNVSITYLDNAVMWNSVATGESDATVAPWLPTTQGALYERYGDQMMDLGPNLIGAQNGLAVPTYMDIDSIEDLTDEAGKNIVGIEPGAGITELAQQLPQIYDNLSDWKIGTSSTGAMTVELGQAIENQEDIIVTGWTPHWMFADYDLKFLEDPLNAMGEIEEIRTFTRDGFDEDMPEVYQVLDNFHWTVEDMQSVMLDMSEGLDPKTAARNWIESNPEKVAEWIE
- a CDS encoding quaternary amine ABC transporter ATP-binding protein; protein product: MAKVTVKNLTKIFGKKTKQALQMVAQNKDKTEILEATGATVGVNNVNLEINENEIFVIMGLSGSGKSTLIRLLNRLIEPTAGEIYIDDENIAKLGKEDLREVRRNKINMVFQNFALFPHRTILENTEFGLEIRNKDKAERTERAEQALDNSGLLSFKDQYPSQLSGGMQQRVGLARALANDPEILLMDEAFSALDPLIRRDMQDELIELQKTVHKTIIFITHDLNEALRIGDRIAIMKDGVIMQVGTGEEILTNPANDYVRDFVEEVDRSKVLTAENIMEPAIRANIHSDGPSVTLNRMRQEGIDLLMAVDKDRQLEGYIAADDLLEANRQEKSWADAINKNVTRVDKDTLVADLFHTMNESPAPVAVVDDNQLLGVIRRGTISDALAKTNEVSK
- a CDS encoding GntR family transcriptional regulator, with protein sequence MKNKVVKPLYQQVALNLAQRVAEGYYAEGEKLHTRSTIAKSYDISPETARKAVQVLDDLGIMESYHGSGTYVASREKAQTYVRQFQDVQTIENMKSQILDSVERQQKEWKNFSQLLDDVITQTRQSYTLNPFIPYELVLTKEAAHLDQTVADLNVWQETGATIVALMQNEKLLLSPGPYAKLNENDTIYFVGNEYSLQYMRNFFYPKP